One stretch of Lucilia cuprina isolate Lc7/37 chromosome 6, ASM2204524v1, whole genome shotgun sequence DNA includes these proteins:
- the LOC111677021 gene encoding cofilin/actin-depolymerizing factor homolog, with amino-acid sequence MASGVTVSDVCKTTYEEIKKDKKHRYVIFYIRDEKQIDVETVGERNAEYDQFLEDIQKCGPGECRYGLFDFEYMHQCQGTSESSKKQKLFLMSWCPDTAKVKKKMLYSSSFDALKKSLVGVQKYIQATDLSEASREAVEEKLRATDRQ; translated from the exons atg GCATCAGGAGTCACCGTATCTGATGTGTGCAAAACTACATACGAAGAAATCAAGAAGGACAAAAAACATAGATATGTTATCTTTTACATTCGTGATGAGAAACAAATTGATGTAGAGACTGTGGGTGAACGTAATGCTGAATATGACCAATTCTTGGAAGATATTCAAAAGTGCGGTCCCGGAGAGTGCCG ttatGGTCTCTTTGATTTTGAATACATGCACCAATGTCAAGGTACCTCAGAAAGTTCCAAAAAACAGAAGCTTTTCCTTATGTCCTGGTGCCCTGATACTGCCAAA GTCAAGAAGAAGATGTTGTACTCCAGCTCCTTCGATGCCTTGAAAAAGTCTCTTGTCGGTGTCCAAAAATACATACAAGCTACCGACTTATCTGAAGCTTCCCGCGAAGCGGTCGAGGAAAAATTGCGCGCCACTGACCGTCAGTAA
- the LOC111677053 gene encoding malonate--CoA ligase ACSF3, mitochondrial isoform X1: MKNYRQLQQILFGHRNLRRLYCAKVTKTSNLQDEYNKDCAEKINQVFPLFKKGLMFADKICITDFNGQYTYMQLYANSKRLSRQISNICGSGSCSSIAFFYSNDVLTVLILWAIWMSGQTAMALKRDHGENLLVSLVKTNQTRLIISSDIYESCSHKIACDNNIPLIKIDHKFLQMNRKNQENSKLLTTRKNAFFEGVLYDDFYNKSGALSIYTTRSEEISSITLLSHKHLNAQIRKAVQALNISGNERILYICPSFHSSYVGYIFNMLFPLSVGSHVFIFEPFDAKSAWSTILGLNIPLKERVNIMIAEPEVYQCLIQEYNNMFTGDHQMVEYIKNYCQRNIRLMMSCLVSLNSSIFSTWLEITGHSLLECDFLNDYLNSRTCRANPDTIAKNHLRRLRIVDANNNVLLELDDSQGFRPSQTPIIGRLMIAKASSETFHCTGEIVAYCNGVFMKVGRYQYRSN; encoded by the exons atgaaaaattatcgTCAgctgcaacaaattttatttggacATCGCAATCTAAGGCGATTATATTGTGCgaaa GTCACAAAAACGTCAAATTTACAAGATGAATATAATAAGGATTGTGCAGAGAAAATAAATCAAGTATTTccgttatttaaaaaaggtctaATGTTTGCcgataaaatttgtataacggATTTTAATGGTCAGTATACTTATATGCAATTATATGCTAATTCTAAAAGACTGTCTAGGCAAATTTCCAACATATGTG GTAGTGGCTCTTGTTCATCGATAGCTTTCTTTTATTCTAATGATGTATTGACGGTGTTAATTTTATGGGCAATTTGGATGTCCGGACAAACAGCTATGGCTCTGAAACGTGATCATGGAGAAAATTTACTTGTCAGTTTAgttaaaacaaatcaaacaagGCTTATAATATCATCGGATATATATGAAAGTTGTAGTCATAAAATAGCTTGTGACAATAACATTCCATTGATAAAAATAGACCACAAGTTTCTtcaaatgaatagaaaaaaccAAGAGAATAGTAAACTTTTGACTACCCGGAAGAATGCATTTTTCGAAGGTGTTCTATatgatgatttttataataaatcggGAGCACTTTCTATCTACACCACTAGAAGTGAAGAAATCTCCAGCATCACATTGCTGTCTCATAAACATTTAAACGCTCAAATAAGAAAGGCAGTACAAGCACTGAATATATCTGGAAACGAAAGAATACTTTATATTTGCCCATCGTTTCATAGTTCCTATGTTGGATATATATTTAACATGTTGTTTCCCTTAAGTGTGGGTAGtcatgtttttatatttgaacCATTCGATGCCAAGTCAGCATGGAGCACCATTTTAGGCCTAAATATACCATTAAAGGAGCGTGTCAACATAATGATTGCTGAACCGGAAGTATATCAATGTTTGATACAAGAATATAATAACATGTTTACAGGAGATCATCAAATGGTAGAATATATAAAGAACTACTGTCAACGCAATATTCGCTTAATGATGTCGTGTTTAGTTTCTTTAAATTCTTCAATATTTTCTACTTGGCTTGAGATCACAGGACATTCGCTACTGGAATGTGATTTCCTAAACGATTATTTAAACTCAAGAACATGTAGGGCTAATCCTGACACTATTgcaaaaaatcatttaagaagGCTGCGTATAGTCGATGCGAATAACAATGTTTTGTTGGAACTAGATGACTCTCAAGGATTCCGACCATCACAAACACCAATAATCGGACGTCTTATGATAGCAAAAGCTTCAAGTGAAACTTTCCACTGCACTGGCGAAATAGTCGCCTACTGCAATGGGGTTTTTATGAAAGTTGGCCGTTATCAGTATCGTTCCAACTGA
- the LOC111677053 gene encoding malonate--CoA ligase ACSF3, mitochondrial isoform X2, whose protein sequence is MKNYRQLQQILFGHRNLRRLYCAKVTKTSNLQDEYNKDCAEKINQVFPLFKKGLMFADKICITDFNGSGSCSSIAFFYSNDVLTVLILWAIWMSGQTAMALKRDHGENLLVSLVKTNQTRLIISSDIYESCSHKIACDNNIPLIKIDHKFLQMNRKNQENSKLLTTRKNAFFEGVLYDDFYNKSGALSIYTTRSEEISSITLLSHKHLNAQIRKAVQALNISGNERILYICPSFHSSYVGYIFNMLFPLSVGSHVFIFEPFDAKSAWSTILGLNIPLKERVNIMIAEPEVYQCLIQEYNNMFTGDHQMVEYIKNYCQRNIRLMMSCLVSLNSSIFSTWLEITGHSLLECDFLNDYLNSRTCRANPDTIAKNHLRRLRIVDANNNVLLELDDSQGFRPSQTPIIGRLMIAKASSETFHCTGEIVAYCNGVFMKVGRYQYRSN, encoded by the exons atgaaaaattatcgTCAgctgcaacaaattttatttggacATCGCAATCTAAGGCGATTATATTGTGCgaaa GTCACAAAAACGTCAAATTTACAAGATGAATATAATAAGGATTGTGCAGAGAAAATAAATCAAGTATTTccgttatttaaaaaaggtctaATGTTTGCcgataaaatttgtataacggATTTTAATG GTAGTGGCTCTTGTTCATCGATAGCTTTCTTTTATTCTAATGATGTATTGACGGTGTTAATTTTATGGGCAATTTGGATGTCCGGACAAACAGCTATGGCTCTGAAACGTGATCATGGAGAAAATTTACTTGTCAGTTTAgttaaaacaaatcaaacaagGCTTATAATATCATCGGATATATATGAAAGTTGTAGTCATAAAATAGCTTGTGACAATAACATTCCATTGATAAAAATAGACCACAAGTTTCTtcaaatgaatagaaaaaaccAAGAGAATAGTAAACTTTTGACTACCCGGAAGAATGCATTTTTCGAAGGTGTTCTATatgatgatttttataataaatcggGAGCACTTTCTATCTACACCACTAGAAGTGAAGAAATCTCCAGCATCACATTGCTGTCTCATAAACATTTAAACGCTCAAATAAGAAAGGCAGTACAAGCACTGAATATATCTGGAAACGAAAGAATACTTTATATTTGCCCATCGTTTCATAGTTCCTATGTTGGATATATATTTAACATGTTGTTTCCCTTAAGTGTGGGTAGtcatgtttttatatttgaacCATTCGATGCCAAGTCAGCATGGAGCACCATTTTAGGCCTAAATATACCATTAAAGGAGCGTGTCAACATAATGATTGCTGAACCGGAAGTATATCAATGTTTGATACAAGAATATAATAACATGTTTACAGGAGATCATCAAATGGTAGAATATATAAAGAACTACTGTCAACGCAATATTCGCTTAATGATGTCGTGTTTAGTTTCTTTAAATTCTTCAATATTTTCTACTTGGCTTGAGATCACAGGACATTCGCTACTGGAATGTGATTTCCTAAACGATTATTTAAACTCAAGAACATGTAGGGCTAATCCTGACACTATTgcaaaaaatcatttaagaagGCTGCGTATAGTCGATGCGAATAACAATGTTTTGTTGGAACTAGATGACTCTCAAGGATTCCGACCATCACAAACACCAATAATCGGACGTCTTATGATAGCAAAAGCTTCAAGTGAAACTTTCCACTGCACTGGCGAAATAGTCGCCTACTGCAATGGGGTTTTTATGAAAGTTGGCCGTTATCAGTATCGTTCCAACTGA
- the LOC111677004 gene encoding THO complex subunit 5, with the protein MANMLNENFELLKQLFTDCLNAKNNIKDTKVDLDEKLKIGSLEFVVIKKINRLVKYKVRSGREELQAQKSLVDCNRLHLQNLLYEVNYLKREIKHCYRFKSQDEDIDIYEQRIDSVPESKLTHKDRIERLERELNLRKKLSDDCNKLLNDKNMVFNQIIVKMENLSTFAPSLRTLLKATRPLQEALQMPIEQKWKLEQKVHMLPEPLYLAYVNLRAIEQLEGGFDLVVLGQEDELKTYEMKKNETSSLQDQSFFLQPHPLSLQIKFTDACFANDYIAVKVYYLPLLEIVTGHCEIYLNENQINHSESNVLQDFLKFIGEDDMGDSLPYSTATLNLQNHNITLDEFYKKLAKNNLGKPYRWLQHLCGNTSFNSVKNDHNKILKLKDFTSDCVKKLKSYWNSRLILITQIRSFMNKNLDEYIDTKLGCTKPNCALVQWSAISWEEYEGSETTLQLINQKLADETCSFFRAVIVLSSAKMECLISISNKYPLNIPLWTITVHWNGHHNALNNSSIKIMEQYTNSLNDSKPPSLNLLAKQLLRTMYSFDIFLETEGPLYQPLEYNKEKSFIKSFSKRIRVRPYKKITKGSINYFKQ; encoded by the exons ATGGCTAATATgcttaatgaaaattttgaattgttaaaacaattatttacagaTTGTTTAAATGCCAAAAACAACATAAAGGATACG AAAGTTGATTTGGATGAAAAGCTTAAAATCGGTTCCTTGGAATTTGtagttataaagaaaataaatcgtTTGGTTAAATATAAAGTACGCTCTGGTCGTGAGGAGTTACAAGCACAGAAATCTTTAGTCGACTGCAATCGTTTgcatttacaaaatcttttataCGAAGTCAACTATTTGAAACGGGAAATAAAGCACTGCTACAGGTTTAAAAGTCAAGATGAAGACATTGACATTTATGAGCAGAGAATTGACTCTGTTCCCGAATCAAAATTGACTCATAAAGATCGAATTGAGCGTTTGGAAAGAGAATTAAATTTGCGTAAAAAGTTGTCGGACGACTGCAACAAACTGTTGAATGATAAAAATATGGTCTTCAatcaaattattgtaaaaatggaaaatttatcaaCATTTGCACCTTCTCTGCGCACACTTTTGAAAGCTACTCGTCCGCTGCAGGAAGCTTTACAAATGCCCATAGAACAAAAATGGAAATTGGAGCAGAAGGTACACATGTTGCCGGAGCCTTTGTATTTGGCATACGTAAATTTACGAGCAATAGAGCAACTAGAAGGAGGATTTGATCTAGTTGTTCTGGGACAAGAAGATGAATTGAAAACAtatgaaatgaagaaaaatgaAACAAGTTCCCTTCAAGATCAATCGTTCTTTCTTCAACCCCATCCTCTTTCTCTACAAATTAAG TTTACAGATGCATGTTTTGCAAATGATTATATTGCAGTTAAAGTCTATTATTTGCCATTACTTGAAATTGTTACTGGCCATTGCGAGATCTATTTGaatgaaaatcaaataaatcattCGGAAAGTAATGTTTTACAAGATTTTCTGAAGTTTATAGGAGAAGATGATATGGGTGATTCGCTACCATATTCTACTGCAACtttaaat CTTCAAAATCACAACATAACTCTggatgaattttacaaaaaattagcTAAAAATAATTTGGGAAAACCATATCGCTGGCTACAACATTTATGTGGAAATACATCGTTTAACAGTGTTAAAAACGATCacaataagattttaaaattaaaagatttcaCATCCGAttgtgtgaaaaaattaaaaagttattggAATTCTCGTTTAATATTGATAACACAAATACGGtcttttatgaataaaaacctCGATGAATATATTGACACCAAATTGGGATGTACAAAACCGAATTGTGCATTGGTACAGTGGTCGGCAATTTCATGGGAGGAATATGAAGGATCTGAAACAACTCTACAACTAATAAACCAAAAACTGGCCGACGAAACTTGTAGTTTCTTTAGAGCTGTTATAGTATTGAGTTCGGCAAAAATGGAATGTCTTATtagtatttcaaataaatacccCCTCAACATACCTTTGTGGACAATTACCGTGCATTGGAATGGTCATCACAATGCATTGAATAATTCCTCGATTAAG ATAATGGAACAATATACAAACTCTTTAAATGATTCCAAGCCACCATCTTTAAATCTATTGGCAAAACAATTATTGCGTACTATGTATAGCTTTGATATTTTCCTCGAAACAGAGGGACCTCTTTATCAGCCACTAGAGTACAATAAAGaaaagagttttataaaatcGTTTTCCAAACGTATTCGCGTGAGACcgtataaaaaaatcaccaagggatctattaattattttaagcaGTAA
- the LOC111677025 gene encoding UDP-xylose and UDP-N-acetylglucosamine transporter, giving the protein MNLKAWFAVLGVFIGCCSNVIFLELLVKHDAGAGNLITFSQFLFIAVEGYIFTSKFGTVKPVIGFKDYAILVLMFFVTSVCNNYAFNFNIPMPLHMIFRAGSLMANMIMGILILKKRYGFSKYLSVVLITVGIITCTLVSATKVEDTSNPKFKDNTVEDKYSVVFWWCVGIGILTVALLISACMGIYQEVLYKKFGKRSREALYYTHLLPLPGFMLLGKNIWDHLVICATSDALVVAGFNTYFPEQIFYLICNMITQYVCISSVYVLTAECSSLTVTLVVTLRKFVSLLFSILYFKNSFTLYHWIGTILVFTGTIIFTEAYPKTLFSSKEQKKSKTS; this is encoded by the exons ATGAATTTAAAGGCTTGGTTCGCAGTGCTGGGTGTATTCATTGGCTGTTGCAGCAATGTGATATTCTTGGAACTATTAGTAAA ACATGATGCCGGTGCTGGAAATCTTATTACTTTCTCACAATTTTTATTCATTGCTGTGGAGGGTTATATATTTACCTCGAAATTTGGCACGGTTAAACCCGTAATTGGTTTTAAGGACTATGCTATTTTAGTGCTTATGTTTTTCGTTACTAGTGTTTGCAATAATTATGCTTTCAACTTTAATATTCCTATGCCTTTGCATATGATATTCAGAGcg ggatCTTTAATGGCAAATATGATTATGGGTATTTTAATACTTAAGAAACGTTATGGTTTTTCCAAATATCTATCGGTAGTACTGATTACGGTTGGTATTATTACCTGTACATTGGTTTCAGCAACAAAAGTT GAGGATACCAGTAATCCCAAATTTAAAGATAATACAGTTGAGGACAAATATTCGGTAGTGTTTTGGTGGTGTGTTGGCATTGGCATTCTAACAGTTGCTTTGTTAATATCGGCATGTATGGGCATATATCAAGAAGTATTGTACAAGAAATTTGGAAAAAGATCAAGAGAAGCTTTGTACTATACG caTCTTTTGCCATTGCCCGGCTTTATGTTATTGGGCAAAAACATTTGGGATCATTTAGTGATATGTGCCACCAGTGATGCTCTTGTTGTAGCCGGATTTAACACATACTTTCCTGaacaaatcttttatttaatcTGCAATATGATTACCCAGTATGTCTGTATTAGCTCGGTTTATGTTTTAACAGCTGAATGCAGTTCATTGACTGTTACTTTGGTTGTAACTTTACGCAAATTTGTTTCATTGCTATTTTCCAtactttactttaaaaattcatttactcTTTACCATTGGATTGGTACGATATTAGTATTTACTGGTACTATTATCTTTACGGAGGCTTATCCAAAAACTTTGTTCTCGTCTAAAGAacagaaaaaatctaaaacatcATAG
- the LOC111677042 gene encoding uncharacterized protein LOC111677042 isoform X2, with translation MTQSGRNISFKILQLIVCIGAIIFKKITDNKAHMISKINQKTSNEWNLLQNVTWSAEGNDFSIFAYAGYTFIIAVCLLDRLINFKKASTTTDTLFLRFGVIIFFIQGIMVFYSVEYVPEDIRINAYILGSLSFLVGILFFLEDCLTIKGYETSNKIIQTEKLKPISSIPLKLTEDNILHTYV, from the exons ATGACTCAGTCGGGGCGAAATAtaagttttaagattttacaATTA aTTGTGTGTATAGgagcaataatatttaaaaaaattacggaCAATAAGGCGCATATGATTtcgaaaataaatcaaaaaacttCAAATGAATGGAATCTTTTGCAAAATGTTACATGGTCAGCAGAGGGTAATGACTTTAGTATATTTGCTTATGCTGGCTACACTTTTATAATTGCGGTTTGTCTATTGGACCG ACTGATCAATTTTAAGAAAGCATCAACTACAACGGATACATTGTTCTTGCGTTTTGgtgtaattatattttttatacaag gcATAATGGTATTTTATTCGGTAGAATATGTGCCAGAAGACATAAGAATCAATGCATACATATTAGGAAGCCTTTCATTTTTGgttggaattttatttttccttgaAGATTGTCTTACTATCAAGGGATATGaaacatcaaataaaataatacaaacagaAAAATTG AAACCAATTTCATCGATCCCCTTAAAATTGACAGAGGATAATATACTTCAtacttatgtataa
- the LOC111677042 gene encoding uncharacterized protein LOC111677042 isoform X1 has translation MTQSGRNISFKILQLIVCIGAIIFKKITDNKAHMISKINQKTSNEWNLLQNVTWSAEGNDFSIFAYAGYTFIIAVCLLDRLINFKKASTTTDTLFLRFGVIIFFIQGIMVFYSVEYVPEDIRINAYILGSLSFLVGILFFLEDCLTIKGYETSNKIIQTEKLVRLEYIRRINHNHIDMYVCIYIRVVI, from the exons ATGACTCAGTCGGGGCGAAATAtaagttttaagattttacaATTA aTTGTGTGTATAGgagcaataatatttaaaaaaattacggaCAATAAGGCGCATATGATTtcgaaaataaatcaaaaaacttCAAATGAATGGAATCTTTTGCAAAATGTTACATGGTCAGCAGAGGGTAATGACTTTAGTATATTTGCTTATGCTGGCTACACTTTTATAATTGCGGTTTGTCTATTGGACCG ACTGATCAATTTTAAGAAAGCATCAACTACAACGGATACATTGTTCTTGCGTTTTGgtgtaattatattttttatacaag gcATAATGGTATTTTATTCGGTAGAATATGTGCCAGAAGACATAAGAATCAATGCATACATATTAGGAAGCCTTTCATTTTTGgttggaattttatttttccttgaAGATTGTCTTACTATCAAGGGATATGaaacatcaaataaaataatacaaacagaAAAATTGGTACGTTTAGAATACATACGTAGAATTAATCACAATcatatagatatgtatgtatgtatatacattagggtggttatttaa
- the LOC111677042 gene encoding uncharacterized protein LOC111677042 isoform X3: MISKINQKTSNEWNLLQNVTWSAEGNDFSIFAYAGYTFIIAVCLLDRLINFKKASTTTDTLFLRFGVIIFFIQGIMVFYSVEYVPEDIRINAYILGSLSFLVGILFFLEDCLTIKGYETSNKIIQTEKLVRLEYIRRINHNHIDMYVCIYIRVVI, encoded by the exons ATGATTtcgaaaataaatcaaaaaacttCAAATGAATGGAATCTTTTGCAAAATGTTACATGGTCAGCAGAGGGTAATGACTTTAGTATATTTGCTTATGCTGGCTACACTTTTATAATTGCGGTTTGTCTATTGGACCG ACTGATCAATTTTAAGAAAGCATCAACTACAACGGATACATTGTTCTTGCGTTTTGgtgtaattatattttttatacaag gcATAATGGTATTTTATTCGGTAGAATATGTGCCAGAAGACATAAGAATCAATGCATACATATTAGGAAGCCTTTCATTTTTGgttggaattttatttttccttgaAGATTGTCTTACTATCAAGGGATATGaaacatcaaataaaataatacaaacagaAAAATTGGTACGTTTAGAATACATACGTAGAATTAATCACAATcatatagatatgtatgtatgtatatacattagggtggttatttaa